From Microlunatus capsulatus, a single genomic window includes:
- a CDS encoding nuclear transport factor 2 family protein, with protein MPLDPVAYQPYADPDDFIREVTDLIWVNRSISHIYENYEPDSIVHGAYGTSVGVEEVVAGTLMRIASTPDRIGQAEDVIWEARGDDAFLSSHLVLSVDPASGFIHRTVASCLYRRGRMVEEWVVRDSLAIALQLGQDPDAVAREKGYLGFSGSMTEAPPADVLAVGDSGPRPDDSRPEVTRVLEMIEQVWNGRDLKAVDDYFVRDLTLHTVGYRTAIRPENYRRALLRMLRPFPTGSFEVRDVAANHAERYAGTRVSVTWVYKGLYNGVADFGPLTGTPVEILGVSQFLVQDGRIVREVRVYDEIAVRTQIAVRRGDTPYDSTNIY; from the coding sequence ATGCCGTTGGACCCCGTCGCGTACCAGCCCTACGCGGACCCGGACGACTTCATCCGGGAGGTGACGGACCTCATCTGGGTCAACCGCTCCATCAGCCACATCTACGAGAACTACGAGCCGGACTCGATCGTGCACGGCGCCTACGGGACGTCGGTCGGGGTCGAGGAGGTCGTCGCCGGGACGCTCATGCGGATCGCCTCGACGCCGGACCGCATCGGCCAGGCCGAGGACGTCATCTGGGAGGCCCGCGGCGACGACGCCTTCCTCTCCTCGCACCTGGTGCTCTCGGTCGACCCGGCCAGCGGCTTCATCCACCGCACCGTCGCCAGCTGCCTGTACCGGCGCGGCCGGATGGTGGAGGAGTGGGTCGTCCGGGACTCCCTCGCCATCGCCCTGCAGCTGGGGCAGGACCCCGACGCCGTCGCCCGCGAGAAGGGCTACCTCGGCTTCTCCGGCAGCATGACCGAGGCGCCGCCGGCCGACGTGCTGGCCGTCGGCGACTCCGGCCCCCGTCCCGACGACTCCCGCCCCGAGGTCACCCGGGTGCTCGAGATGATCGAGCAGGTCTGGAACGGCCGCGACCTCAAGGCCGTCGACGACTACTTCGTCCGCGACCTCACCCTGCACACCGTCGGCTACCGGACCGCCATCCGGCCCGAGAACTACCGGCGCGCGCTGCTGCGGATGCTCCGCCCGTTCCCGACGGGCAGCTTCGAGGTCCGCGACGTCGCCGCCAACCACGCCGAGCGCTACGCCGGGACCCGCGTCTCGGTCACCTGGGTCTACAAGGGCCTCTACAACGGCGTCGCCGACTTCGGCCCGCTCACCGGGACGCCCGTGGAGATCCTCGGGGTCTCCCAGTTCCTCGTCCAGGACGGCCGCATCGTCCGCGAGGTCCGCGTCTACGACGAGATCGCCGTCCGCACCCAGATCGCCGTCCGCCGCGGCGACACCCCCTACGACAGCACCAACATCTACTGA
- a CDS encoding LacI family DNA-binding transcriptional regulator, translated as MVVTSHDVARLAGVSQPTVSRALRDSPKVSEETKRRVREAASALGYVPSETGRALSSGRTRRIGLLLTDLENQFYPHVIAPMHRELEALDYQLVLQTETDDTGRVAERLLANGLDGVLLATTTVDSVLPVRLRDRGVPFVYFNRTSESVEADSAEVDPGGGLRQLADRILGLGHRRVGAIFGPRNTSTAEQRETALRDALAVGGVSISAALSYRGPFDFATGHAGALHLLQREDRPGVVVCGNDVVAYGALNAARELDLRVPQDVSVVGFDDLPAARWPLLQLTTVAFDLDAMARRAASLLVDRIEDPAAPFRHERFPSRLVERGTLGAAP; from the coding sequence ATGGTGGTGACCAGCCACGACGTCGCGCGCCTCGCCGGGGTCAGCCAGCCCACCGTGTCGCGGGCGCTCCGGGACAGCCCCAAGGTCTCGGAGGAGACCAAGCGCCGGGTGCGCGAGGCCGCGTCGGCCCTGGGCTACGTGCCGAGCGAGACCGGGCGGGCCCTCTCCAGCGGCCGGACGCGGCGGATCGGCCTGCTGCTCACCGACCTGGAGAACCAGTTCTACCCGCACGTCATCGCGCCCATGCACCGCGAGCTGGAGGCGCTGGACTACCAGCTGGTGCTGCAGACCGAGACCGACGACACCGGTCGGGTGGCCGAGCGGCTGCTGGCCAACGGCCTCGACGGCGTGCTGCTGGCCACGACCACGGTCGACTCGGTGCTGCCCGTCCGGCTCCGCGACCGCGGGGTGCCGTTCGTCTACTTCAACCGCACGTCGGAGTCGGTGGAGGCGGACTCGGCCGAGGTCGACCCCGGCGGCGGGCTCCGCCAGCTCGCCGACCGGATCCTCGGTCTGGGCCACCGGCGCGTCGGCGCCATCTTCGGCCCGCGGAACACGAGCACGGCGGAGCAGCGCGAGACCGCCCTCCGCGACGCGCTCGCGGTCGGCGGGGTGAGCATCAGCGCCGCCCTCAGCTACCGCGGGCCCTTCGACTTCGCCACCGGGCACGCCGGGGCGCTGCACCTGCTGCAGCGCGAGGACCGGCCCGGCGTCGTCGTCTGCGGCAACGACGTCGTGGCCTACGGCGCGCTGAACGCGGCCCGCGAGCTGGACCTGCGCGTGCCGCAGGACGTCTCCGTCGTCGGCTTCGACGACCTGCCGGCCGCGCGCTGGCCGCTGCTGCAGCTCACCACCGTGGCCTTCGACCTCGACGCCATGGCCCGGCGCGCGGCCAGCCTGCTGGTCGACCGGATCGAGGACCCGGCCGCCCCCTTCCGGCACGAGCGCTTCCCCAGCCGGCTCGTCGAGCGCGGGACGCTGGGCGCCGCGCCCTGA